The following proteins are co-located in the Mycolicibacterium goodii genome:
- a CDS encoding DUF732 domain-containing protein, which produces MKRVIAPFVVAVGAAIALAAAAHAIPDQGTPAFDEYMQGLERNGYHLNPDTAWRVAHQACVGGIPGYIGLELAAQGVIGPGAQQRVMNVAQQYACPVQ; this is translated from the coding sequence ATGAAACGTGTGATTGCGCCTTTTGTTGTCGCGGTGGGCGCCGCGATCGCCCTGGCCGCCGCGGCGCACGCGATCCCCGACCAGGGCACACCGGCATTCGACGAGTACATGCAGGGCCTGGAACGCAACGGCTATCACCTGAACCCGGACACCGCGTGGCGCGTTGCCCACCAGGCGTGCGTCGGCGGCATCCCCGGCTACATCGGTTTGGAACTCGCGGCGCAAGGGGTCATCGGCCCGGGCGCGCAGCAGCGGGTGATGAACGTGGCGCAGCAGTACGCCTGCCCCGTTCAGTAG